The nucleotide sequence CGAGCAGCGCTGCCCGGGGATCCGGGGTGGAGCGCATGTCGTCGTAGCGGTAGATGAACTCCTTCATGTCCGCGCTGTAAAAGGCGGCGCCGGGCCCGATGCCGGCCGCAGACAGGCCCGCGGGCTCGGGCGCCGCGTAGGCATAGAAGGCTGGGCCATCGATGGCGCCGCCGCCCGGCCACCATCCCGCGCTGTTGCACTCGTGGGAATACGCCTCGCGCGTCATGGCGTCGGCGCCGGGCCGGGGCGGCGCCGGACGGCCCGAGAAACGGGTGACCGCGAGGTCGAAGCTTCCCCAGAAGAAATGCACGGGGCTGCACTTGCCGATGAAGCGGGCCCGGAACTCTCCGAGGATGGCGTCCACCCGCACGAGGATGCGCCAGAAGCGCTCGACGGCAGCGGCATCGTAGGCGCCGGCGGTGTCCCCGTCGAAGCGGATGGGATCGGGCACCTCCACCGGCATCGGCCAGATCCGGGCTTGGATGCCGAGCGCGCGGAGCGTGGCCATAAAGCGCTCGTAGAACTGGGCAATCGGCTGAGGGGCGAGCGGAATCAAGCGTCGGTCGCCGTGGCCGACGTCGATGCGCAGCACGTGGTCGACGAAGTCGAAGTCGATCGTGCAGGCTCCGGTCCCGACGGGTATCGCCATGGTGGTGAGCCCGCGGGCATTCAGGTGGAGGGTGACGTTCCAGAAGTGGTTCGTGCGGGGCGTTAGCGCGAGCTGGACCTTGCCCACCATCTGCGTCCACCGGTGCAGGGTGCGGTAGGTGTCCTTCCACTCGGCAAGGGGCAGGGCCGGCCACTTGTCGGTCAGGTCGGCGGGGCTCATCCCCGGTCATCATGCGCGAAGGAGAACATGGCGGCAAGCGGGGGTGGAACGAGCGGGAGGGCAATTGCGGTGCCTCGAGGTACGACAGTGGTTCATAACCCACGAGGCCGCCGGCGACCATACGCCAGTCTCGAGCGTCTTTCAACGCCACACGGCGCGGACGGTGCAGCCCATCGCGGCACATCTCTCTCCACAACGCTACAACACCCTGCCGTGGGTTTCAGCCAACCTCGAGGCGTCGGTGGCGGAAATTGCGGCTTCGCTGGGCTTCACGGACCAGAGCCATTTCACAGTCGTGTTCCGGAAGCTCA is from Vicinamibacteria bacterium and encodes:
- a CDS encoding DUF5996 family protein; this translates as MSPADLTDKWPALPLAEWKDTYRTLHRWTQMVGKVQLALTPRTNHFWNVTLHLNARGLTTMAIPVGTGACTIDFDFVDHVLRIDVGHGDRRLIPLAPQPIAQFYERFMATLRALGIQARIWPMPVEVPDPIRFDGDTAGAYDAAAVERFWRILVRVDAILGEFRARFIGKCSPVHFFWGSFDLAVTRFSGRPAPPRPGADAMTREAYSHECNSAGWWPGGGAIDGPAFYAYAAPEPAGLSAAGIGPGAAFYSADMKEFIYRYDDMRSTPDPRAALLEFLQTTYEAGASLAKWDRPALERSASP